The nucleotide sequence GAACACCACGCCGCTGCCGGCGCGAATCTACGCCAATGAAGGCGTGGCGCAGATGCTGTTCTTCGAGTCGGATGAAGTCTGCGAAACGTCCTACAAGGATCGTGGCGGCAAGTACCAGGGCCAGCGAGGCGTCACCCTGCCGCAGACCTGAGGCGTCTACTTCAGCGAGTGCAGGTTGAGACGCAGCAGCCGGTCACCGCGCTTCTGGTAGTCGATGCGAATCGGCGCGTAGTTCAGGGCTGGTGCCAGCCAGATGCGCACGGTCTTGTCGGTGTCATCATCCACTCTTTCGATGCGCAATGCTTCGAAGGTGCCGGCTCGCGTCTGCAGGGTTTCGGTCCGCAGCGCCTTGAGATGCCATTGCTTCACCTCGCCCTTGTCGATGACCGGCACGGTCGTGTCCAGCGATTCGATACCCTGCGAGGCACCCAGCGCCAATGGCAGCAGGAAGCGGTCGACCGTGCCCGCCATCAGCGGTATCGATGATTCCCTGCCGCGGTAGTCGGAGGCAGCAATCCCGTTGACCCAGTCATAGGTCAGGTCCTCGTTGCGGTTCTTGCTGGACCCCTTGTGCCGGTAGATGTAGCTCAGCGGTACGATCTCGCCGTTGTTCACGTGGAAGACGCTGACCTCGTCGATTTCGTCCTTGACGAAGAACGACAGCACCCCGAGCGCCTCGGAATGCGAGGTGTAGCGATAGGTTTCCTTGTCCACCTTCTTCAGGCTCATGACGGCTTCGGCCACTTCATGACCGCCACGTTCCAGTCGGAACACGGCATGAAATTCGCGCAGCTTGCCGTCCTCGGTGCGGGTCGTTCCGGATGGCTGCGAGCCCGCCGCCGCAAGCGCAGCAGGTGCGAGCAGCAAAAGGCCAGCGGTGAGCATGGCAGGTAGCGACAAAGTTCTCATGGCTTCTCCTGGTCGCGGCCGAGCCGTTGCCGGGTCAGTCCAGCGGTGCGGCGAGCGGTTTGCCATCCAGCTCGATGGCCTGATCCCGCATTTTCACCCGGCCACTGGCAAACAGTGCCACGGCGCGGGGATAGATTTCATGTTCAAGGACTTGGACTCGCCTGGCCAGTGATTGTTCGTCATCTGACGAGCTTACTGCGATTTTCTGCTGAATCAGCACAGGGCCGCCATCAAGCTCCTCGGTGACAAAATGCACGCTCGCACCATGCTCGGTGTCGCCGTTTTCCAGCACGCGCGCGTGCGGGTTGAGGCCGCGGTACTTCGGCAGCAGGGAAGGGTGGATGTTCAACATGCGACCGGCGAACGCTTGCACGAATGCTGGCGACAGGATGCGCATGAAGCCGGCCAGCACGACCAGT is from Gammaproteobacteria bacterium and encodes:
- a CDS encoding DUF3108 domain-containing protein translates to MRTLSLPAMLTAGLLLLAPAALAAAGSQPSGTTRTEDGKLREFHAVFRLERGGHEVAEAVMSLKKVDKETYRYTSHSEALGVLSFFVKDEIDEVSVFHVNNGEIVPLSYIYRHKGSSKNRNEDLTYDWVNGIAASDYRGRESSIPLMAGTVDRFLLPLALGASQGIESLDTTVPVIDKGEVKQWHLKALRTETLQTRAGTFEALRIERVDDDTDKTVRIWLAPALNYAPIRIDYQKRGDRLLRLNLHSLK
- the purN gene encoding phosphoribosylglycinamide formyltransferase, with translation MSSTNDSLPVVVLISGNGSNLQVLIDRADELGIDIRAVVSNREGAFGLERARQAGIAAEVLLPRDYGSRDDYDAALAEHIRAYSPGLVVLAGFMRILSPAFVQAFAGRMLNIHPSLLPKYRGLNPHARVLENGDTEHGASVHFVTEELDGGPVLIQQKIAVSSSDDEQSLARRVQVLEHEIYPRAVALFASGRVKMRDQAIELDGKPLAAPLD